Proteins co-encoded in one Neofelis nebulosa isolate mNeoNeb1 chromosome 2, mNeoNeb1.pri, whole genome shotgun sequence genomic window:
- the LOC131503773 gene encoding LOW QUALITY PROTEIN: BRCA2 and CDKN1A-interacting protein-like (The sequence of the model RefSeq protein was modified relative to this genomic sequence to represent the inferred CDS: deleted 1 base in 1 codon; substituted 1 base at 1 genomic stop codon) translates to MASRPKWHALGSGAPQVPGVPVPXDEEEEEDEVEDEDEDNKDSDEEEDEDDESVDEEVNVEFEAYSISDNDYDRIKKLLQQLFLKAPVNIAELTDFLIQQNHIGSVIKQTDVSEDSDDDVDEDEIFGFISLLNLTERKGTQCAEQIKELILSSCEKSCGKISVEKLDALFNDASKPVGFLLSERFINVPPQIALPMHQQLQKELAEAHGTNKLCGECSFYLLISKMFVEAGKNNPKRKWSSQEKDELMFASAKEEFFYEKAILKSNYSVQEESDTCLGGRWSFDDVPMKPLQTVMLIPGDKMDEIMGKLKEHLSL, encoded by the exons ATGGCGTCCAGGCCCAAGTGGCATGCCTTGGGTAGTGGGGCTCCACAGGTTCCAGGTGTTCCGGTCCCGTgagatgaggaagaagaggaagatgaagtGGAGGATGAGGACGAAGACAATAAAGACAGTGACGAAGAAGAGGATGAAGACGACGAGAGCGTCGACGAGGAAGTGAATGTTGAATTTGAAGCGTATTCCATCTCAGATAATGATTATGACAGAATTAAGAAGTTA CTGCAGCAGCTTTTCCTGAAGGCTCCTGTGAACATTGCAGAACTAACTGATTTCTTAATTCAACAAAACCACATCGGGAGTGTGATTAAGCAAACAGATGTTTCAGAAGACAGTGATGACGATGTGGATGAAGATGAGATTTTTGGATTCATAAGTCTTTTAAATTTAACTGAAAGAAAGGGTACGCAGTGTGCTGAACAAATTAAAGAGTTGATCCTGAGCTCCTGTGAGAAGAGCTGTGGAAAGATCTCAGTTGAAAAGCTGGACGCGCTTTTCAACGACGCCTCCAAGCCTGTGGGCTTTCTCCTCAGCGAGAGGTTTATTAACGTTCCTCCTCAGATCGCGCTGCCCATGCACCAGCAGCTCCAGAAAGAACTGGCAGAGGCACACGGAACGAACAAGCTGTGTGGAGAGTGTTCCTTCTACCTTCTGATTAGCAAGATGTTTGTGGAAGCTGGAAAAAACAATCCCAAAAGGAAATGGAGCAGCCAAGAAAAAGATGAGTTAATGTTCGCAAGTGCAAAGGAAGAATTTTTCTATGAGAAGGCAATCTTGAAGTCCAACTACTCGGTGCAGGAAGAGAGCGACACCTGTCTGGGAGGCAGGTGGTCCTTTGACGATGTCCCAATGAAGCCCTTGCAAACTGTGATGTTGATTCCAGGTGACAAGATGGATGAAATCATGGGTAAACTGAAAgagcatctctctctctga